A single Saccopteryx bilineata isolate mSacBil1 chromosome 7, mSacBil1_pri_phased_curated, whole genome shotgun sequence DNA region contains:
- the UNC45A gene encoding protein unc-45 homolog A gives MAASSVQQLREDGNELFKCGDYEGALTAYTQALGLDATPQDQAILHRNRAACHLKLEDYNKAETEASKAIEKDGGDVKALYRRSQALEKLGRLDQAVLDLKRCVSLEPKNKVFQDALRNIGGQIQEKVRYMSSTDAKVEQMFQILLDPQEKGTEKKQKASQNLVVLAREDAGAEKIFQSNGVQLLQRLLETGEPDLMLAALRTLVGICSEHQSRTVATLSVLGTRRVVSILGVENQAVSLAACHLLQVMFDALREGVKKGFRGKEGALIVDPARELKVLISNLLELLTEVGVSGQGRDNALTLLIKVVPRKSFKDPNNSLTLWVIDQGLKKILEVGGSLQEPPGELTVTANSRMSASILLSKLFDDLKCDAERENFHRLCENYIRSWFEDHGLAGKLRAIQTVSCLLQGPCDAGNRALELSGVMESVIALCSSEREEEQLVAVEALIHAAGKAKRASFITANGVSLLKDLYKRSEKDSIRIRALVGLCKLGSAGGTDFSMKQFAEGSTLKLAKQCRKWLCNDQIDAGTRRWAVEGLAYLTFDADVKEEFVEDEAALKALFQLSQSEERSVLFAVASALVNCTNSYDYEEPDPKMVELAKYAKQHVPEQHPKDKPSFLRARVKKLLAAGVVSAMTCMVKTDSPVLTNSCRELLSRVFLALVEEAEDRGTVVAQGGGKALLPLALEGSDVGQTKAAQALAKLTITSNPEMTFPGERIYEVVRPLVSLLHLNCSGLQNFEALMALTNLAGISERLRQKILKEKAVPMIEGYMFEDHELIRRAATECMCNLAMSKEVQDLFEAEGNDRLKLLVLYSGEDDELLRRAAAGGLAMLTSMRPSLCSRIPQVTTHWLEILQALLLSPNQELQHRGAVVVLNMVEASRETASSLMESEVLEILSVLAKGQRGPVTKAAAACLGKAVEYGLIKPNQDGE, from the exons ATGGCT GCCAGCTCCGTGCAGCAGCTGCGGGAGGATGGCAACGAGCTGTTCAAATGTGGGGACTACGAGGGCGCCCTGACGGCCTACACCCAGGCCCTGGGTCTGGATGCGACTCCCCAAGACCAGGCCATTCTGCACCGGAACCGGGCCGCCTGccacctcaagctg GAAGATTACAACAAAGCAGAAACGGAGGCATCCAAAG CCATTGAAAAGGACGGCGGGGATGTCAAAGCACTCTACCGGCGGAGCCAAGCTCTGGAGAAGCTGGGCCGCCTTGACCAGGCTGTCCTGGACCTGAAGAGATGTGTGAGCCTGGAGCCCAAGAACAAAGTTTTCCAGGACGCCCTGCGCAACATCGGGGGCCAGATTCAGGAGAAg GTGCGGTACATGTCTTCGACAGATGCCAAGGTGGAACAGATGTTTCAGATCCTGTTGGATCCACAAGAGAAAGGCACTGAGAAGAAACAGAAG GCTTCCCAGAACCTGGTGGTGCTGGCCAGGGAAGATGCGGGAGCTGAGAAGATCTTCCAGAGCAATGGGGTCCAGCTCTTGCAACGCCTGCTGGAGACAGGAGAGCCCGACCTGATGCTGGCGGCTCTGCGCACGCTCGTTGGCATTTGTTCTGAGCACCAATCACGG ACAGTGGCGACCTTGAGTGTGCTGGGAACTCGGCGAGTGGTCTCCATCCTGGGTGTGGAGAATCAGGCCGTGTCGCTGGCAGCCTGCCACCTGCTGCAGGTGATGTTTGATGCCCTCAGGGAAGGTGTCAAGAAAGGCTTCCGTGGTAAAGAAGGTGCCCTCATCGTGG ATCCTGCCCGGGAGCTGAAGGTCCTCATCAGTAACCTCCTGGAGCTGCTGACGGAGGTGGGGGTCTCGGGCCAAGGCCGAGACAATGCCCTGACCCTCCTGATTAAAGTGGTTCCCCGGAAGTCTTTTAAGGACCCCAACAACAGCCTCACTCTCTGGGTCATTGACCAAG GTTTGAAGAAGATCCTGGAGGTGGGGGGCTCTCTGCAGGAGCCTCCTGGGGAGCTCACGGTGACGGCAAACAGCCGCATGAGCGCCTCCATCCTTCTCAGCAAGCTCTTCGATGATCTGAAGTGTGATGCCGAGAGGGAGAATTTCCACCGACTCTGTGAAAACTACATCAG GAGCTGGTTTGAGGACCATGGGCTGGCCGGGAAGCTGCGGGCCATCCAGACGGTGTCCTGCCTCCTGCAAGGCCCGTGTGACGCTGGCAACCGGGCCCTGGAGCTGAGTGGTGTCATGGAGAGTGTGATTGCTCTGTGTTCCTCTGAGCGGGAAGAAGAGCAGCTGGTGGCTGTGGAGGCCCTGATCCATGCGGCTGGCAAGGCCAAGCGGGCCTCATTCATCACAGCCAACGGCGTCTCGCTGCTGAAGGACCTGTACAAGCGCAGCGAGAAGGACAGCATTCGCATCCGGGCGCTGGTG GGACTCTGTAAGCTCGGCTCGGCTGGAGGGACTGACTTCAGCATGAAGCAGTTTGCTGAAGGCTCCACTCTCAAACTGGCCAAGCAGTGTCGGAA GTGGCTGTGCAATGACCAGATAGACGCAGGCACTCGGCGCTGGGCCGTGGAGGGCCTGGCGTACCTCACCTTTGATGCTGACGTGAAGGAGGAGTTCGTAGAAGATGAGGCCGCCCTGAAGGCCCTGTTCCAGCTCAGCCAG TCCGAGGAGAGGTCGGTGCTCTTCGCGGTGGCCTCAGCGCTGGTGAACTGTACCAACAGCTATGACTACGAGGAGCCGGACCCCAAGATGGTGGAGCTGGCCAAGTATGCCAAGCAGCACGTGCCTGAGCAGCACCCCAAG GACAAACCAAGTTTTCTGCGGGCACGGGTAAAGAAGCTGCTGGCAGCAGGCGTGGTATCAGCCATGACCTGCATGGTGAAGACCGACAGCCCTGTGCTGACGAACTCCTGCCGGGAGCTCCTGTCCAG GGTCTTTCTGGCTTTGGTGGAAGAGGCCGAGGACCGCGGCACTGTGGTTGCTCAGGGAGGGGGCAAG GCTCTGCTCCCGCTGGCCCTGGAAGGCTCTGACGTGGGGCAGACAAAGGCAGCCCAGGCTCTCGCCAAGCTCACCATCACCTCCAACCCAGAGATGACGTTTCCTGGAGAGCGG ATCTATGAGGTGGTCCGGCCCCTTGTCTCCCTGTTGCACCTCAACTGCTCAGGCCTGCAGAACTTCGAGGCGCTCATGGCTCTGACGAACCTGGCGGGGATCAGTGAGAGGCTCCG GCAGAAGATCCTAAAGGAGAAGGCTGTGCCCATGATTGAGGGCTACATGTTTGAGGACCATGAGCTGATCCGCCGGGCAGCCACAGAGTGCATGTGTAACCTGGCTATGAGCAAGGAG GTACAGGACCTCTTTGAAGCCGAGGGTAATGACCGGCTGAAACTGCTGGTGCTGTACAGTGGGGAGGATGACGAGCTGCTGCGGCGGGCGGCCGCCGGGGGCCTGGCCATGCTCACTTCCATGCGGCCTTCTCTGTGCAGCCGCATCCCGCAAGTG ACCACACACTGGCTAGAGATCCTGCAGGCTCTTCTTCTGAGCCCCAACCAGGAGCTGCAGCACCGGGGTGCCGTGGTGGTGCTGAACATGGTGGAGGCCTCACGGGAGACCGCCAGCAGCCTGATGGAGAGCGAGGTGCTAGAGATCCTGTCCGTGCTGGCGAAGGGCCAGCGGGGCCCTGTCACAAAGGCCGCCGCGGCTTGCCTGGGGAAAGCGGTGGAATACGGGCTCATCAAACCCAACCAGGATGGAGAGTGA
- the RCCD1 gene encoding LOW QUALITY PROTEIN: RCC1 domain-containing protein 1 (The sequence of the model RefSeq protein was modified relative to this genomic sequence to represent the inferred CDS: inserted 3 bases in 3 codons) — protein sequence MVEERPGRFGFSFCGFGQALGSDCSGHQVHSPGPLCSPDKGGDICSVSSSWSYIAFLSHEXSPSFPLSACPWTHVPASGSAVVISRRCWPGAAVGSVGGCRDLWVSETLFVVLRDGRRPGAPSSALCGEPLWVQTVAVETKREGGAGGETRATPLPLLPFSSPXPLAPELGTELVLLLDGAGQVYSWGAGRHGQLGXGTLEAELEPRLLEALQGLPVAVVAAGGWHSVCVSGE from the exons ATGGTCGAGGAGCGCCCTGGGCGGTTTGGCTTCAGTTTCTGTGGCTTTGGGCAGGCGCTTGGCTCCGACTGCAGCGGGCACCAGGTCCACAGCCCCGGGCCGCTGTGCTCGCCGGACAAAGGCGGGGACATATGCAGCGTGAGCTCCAGCTGGAGCTACATTGCATTTCTCAGCCATG CgtccccctccttcccactttcaGCCTGTCCCTGGACACATGTGCCTGCCTCCGGCTCAGCCGTTGTCATCTCCCGCAGGTGCTGGCCGGGTGCAGCTGTCGGCTCGGTGGGCGGCTGCCGGGACCTGTGGGTCTCAGAGACACTCTTCGTGGTGTTGCGTGATGGGCGGAGACCCGGGGCCCCCAGCTCGGCGCTGTGCGGGGAGCCCCTCTGGGTCCAGACCGTGGCGGTGGAGACCAAGCGGGAAGGCGGAGCGGGTGGTGAGACCCGGGCCACGCCGCTGCCCCTGCTGCCCTTCTCCTCAC AGCCTCTGGCCCCGGAGCTGGGCACAGAGCTTGTGTTGCTGCTGGACGGGGCGGGCCAGGTGTATTCCTGGGGCGCGGGCCG GCATGGACAGCTGG CAGGGACTCTGGAGGCAGAGCTGGAGCCGAGGCTGCTGGAGGCGCTGCAAGGCCTGCCCGTGGCTGTCGTGGCTGCCGGGGGCTGgcactctgtgtgtgtgagtggcgAGTGA
- the LOC136310384 gene encoding proteasome maturation protein, translating to MNTRGLGSQLKDSIPVTELSASGPFENHDLLRKGFSCVKNELLPSHPLELSEKNFQLNQDKMNFSTLRNIQGLFAPLKLQMEFKAVQQVQRLPFLPSSNLSLDILRGNDDTIGFEDILNDPSQSEQMGEPHLMVEYKLGLM from the coding sequence ATGAATACCAGAGGACTTGGATCTCAGCTAAAGGACAGTATTCCAGTTACTGAACTTTCAGCAAGTGGACCTTTTGAAAATCATGATCTTCTTCGAAAAGGTTTTTCTTGTGTGAAAAATGAACTTTTGCCCAGTCATCCTCTtgaattatcagaaaaaaatttccagCTCAACCAagataaaatgaatttttctaCACTGAGGAACATCCAGGGTCTGTTTGCTCCACTAAAACTGCAGATGGAATTCAAGGCAGTGCAACAGGTTCAGCGTCTTCCCTTTCTTCCAAGCTCAAACCTTTCACTGGATATTTTGAGGGGCAATGATGATACTATTGGGTTTGAAGATATTCTTAATGACCCATCACAAAGTGAACAAATGGGAGAACCGCACTTGATGGTGGAATATAAACTCGGTTTAATGTGA